The nucleotide sequence GTGAAGCCTTAATTTTTATTCAACTTCTATAACGTAAACCATACTTCTTTAAAGGTTTAATTCCCCTCGCCCAACCCAAAATAAAACCTCTTAAATACCCTCCTTTTCTTCAAAAGTTGTATCTTTGCCAAAATTTCTTAGTTTTCTGCTTAAAATGAAGATTGCTATTTACATACGTCAGTACTCCGAGGAAAACGAAGCCATTCTCAATGAGCTTTTTACCCTTCTATTGCCCTCCGATAAGGTGTTTATAGAACGCGAAATCCTCAGCGACCTCAACGATCGCTCCGAGCAATTCCTCAAAGCAAAATCTTTTGCTTCCTTCGAAGACCTCAACTCCTCTTACGATGTAATGCTCACTATTGGTGGCGACGGCACATTGCTCAAAGGGGTTACTTATGTACGAAACCTGCAAATCCCCATTCTCGGTATCAATGCAGGACGCTTGGGCTTCTTGGCAAATGCCCATAAAGACGACCTGAAAAACGTACTAACACAACTCCGCGAACGAAATTACAAAGTAGTAGAACGCTCCGTTATCGAAGCCGTTTACGCCGATACAGGCGAACCCGTAGCCCCTGTGAACTTCGCTCTGAACGAAATAACCTTTACTCGTAAAGATACCGCCTCTATGATTACTATCGATACTGAACTCAACGGCGATTTCCTCTCCTCCTATTGGGCTGACGGGCTCATCATCTCCACCCCCACAGGCTCCACAGGCTACTCTCTTAGCTGCGGCGGACCTGTAATACTCCCTACCGCCAAAAACTTTGTGATTACCCCCATCGCCCCTCACAACCTCAATGCGCGCCCACTGGTAATCCCCGAAGATACCGAAGTAAAACTCACTGTATCAGGCAGAGAAAAGAAGTTTTTAATGTCGCTCGACTCACATATCAAGCCCATTGCTAACAAACACTCCATTATAGTCCGTAAAGCTCCCTTTGTCGTGAAAATGATACGCCTCGACGGAGACAGCTTTATAAACACCCTGCGCTATAAACTACTCTGGGGTGAAGACCGACGTAACAAGTAACTAAAAAAATGAAAGGATATATTTTCGACTTAGATGGTGTGCTCGTCGACACCGCAAAATACCACTATATCGCGTGGAAAACCATTGCCAAAGAATTCAATTTTGAGCTCACTCCTCAGCATAACGAACAGCTGAAAGGCATCGGGCGCGAAGTCTCGTTGCACCAAATCCTCCAATGGGCAGGCAAAACACTCTCCGAAACCGACTTTACCGATACCGCCTTGCGCAAAAACAAATTGTACTTAGAGCAAATCAGTAGTATCGATAGCTCCGAGTTACTCCCTGGTGTGTTAAACTTCTTACAGCTCCTCAAAGCCCATCACAAAAAGATAGCCTTGGGCTCCGCAAGTCGTAATGCCCGTTTAGTGTTGGAGCGCACCGGCATTCTCCCCCTATTCGATGCTATTGTCGATGGCACAATGGTAAGCAAAGCCAAACCCGACCCCGAAGTATTCCTCAAAGCCGCCGAAGGTTTAGGGCTTCCCCCTGCTGATTGTTGCGTATTCGAAGACGCTCCCGCAGGCGTACAAGCCGCCAAGAGTGCCGGAATGAAAGTAATAGGAGTCGGCAATCCCGAAGTCCTTAAAGCCGCTGATACCGTGATTCCCAACTTTTTAAATATGAAGATATAAGCACCCAATGTAGCCAATAGTTGGAGAAGTCTCTCAGAGTCTCTCCAACTAATTTCCTAATTTTCCCATTTCCAAATTTCCTAATTCTCTAATTATCCCTTCTCCTTTCCGTCTCCACATTCCCCCTCTCCTTGGGAGAAGTCTCCGAATAGGAAAGTATGTGAACGGGGTGAGGATTCTCTTTCTTTCGCCTCGAAACCCCGTTTTTACCATTTTTAGCCTTGTTGTATTATACTATTAATCAATTATTTATATACCCTTCCTATACCAATCTTCCAAGATTCGTATAAGCTTCCTATAAGCTCTCTATAAGCTAACCCCACCCTTCTTACACCCTTTTTTCATCAAAACCCCTCTCGCCTCTCTTCCGAACTTTTCCGTTTCTTTCCGAACACCCCTAATAGTCTCAACACGTCGCTTTTTCATCTCAAACTTTGGCAAAGTTTTAAATTTTGCCAAAGTTGAATAAACAGACAATTCCTCCGCTGGTTTACAAGGCGTAGCCTTGATTTTGTTTAAAATTTGTTTAATTTCTGAGGCACAGCCTCATTCCTCTAACTCAACCTCGCACCCATTTTCTCATTTCCTAATTTCCAAATTTTCTAATTTCTGAGATTTACGCCCAACTCACATTCATTAACATAAAAAAACAAATGGCAAACTTTGTACAACTACAAAATCTACCATTTGTTCTTGTATATAACCAAAACGTTTATTTATTGGCTTTGCAATATCCTAAAACAAAATCTTCTATCAAAACAAAAAAGACCTTATACATAGTGTTCCCTATCTTAATATCCGTCTCCTTGTCATTAGGAAAAAAGTCTTTTACCCTCACATCGTTTAGGGTAAGAGTAGGTTTGTTGTGAATTTTAAAACCTACTTCTTTGGCACACCACGTCATTGTAAGTTTCTGAATGATGTTCTGAATCGAGTAATCCGCTGAACGGTAATTCCATTGAGTGAATTTATGTGCGATACGCAATATTTTCTCTCGTTTCTTCTCAATATCCACCCCCACAGGTTTATTACTTATCATCACCACAACCTTATCAAACGAATGACTAATTGAAATAAAATC is from Capnocytophaga ochracea DSM 7271 and encodes:
- a CDS encoding NAD kinase is translated as MKIAIYIRQYSEENEAILNELFTLLLPSDKVFIEREILSDLNDRSEQFLKAKSFASFEDLNSSYDVMLTIGGDGTLLKGVTYVRNLQIPILGINAGRLGFLANAHKDDLKNVLTQLRERNYKVVERSVIEAVYADTGEPVAPVNFALNEITFTRKDTASMITIDTELNGDFLSSYWADGLIISTPTGSTGYSLSCGGPVILPTAKNFVITPIAPHNLNARPLVIPEDTEVKLTVSGREKKFLMSLDSHIKPIANKHSIIVRKAPFVVKMIRLDGDSFINTLRYKLLWGEDRRNK
- the pgmB gene encoding beta-phosphoglucomutase: MKGYIFDLDGVLVDTAKYHYIAWKTIAKEFNFELTPQHNEQLKGIGREVSLHQILQWAGKTLSETDFTDTALRKNKLYLEQISSIDSSELLPGVLNFLQLLKAHHKKIALGSASRNARLVLERTGILPLFDAIVDGTMVSKAKPDPEVFLKAAEGLGLPPADCCVFEDAPAGVQAAKSAGMKVIGVGNPEVLKAADTVIPNFLNMKI
- a CDS encoding 4'-phosphopantetheinyl transferase family protein → MPLESTIKVDKKTTLYIWEVREELAVLEEETPLTPEQKESYNAISNERAKKNFLATRLLLTQLGHAPNSLHYNAYGKPFLKGKDFISISHSFDKVVVMISNKPVGVDIEKKREKILRIAHKFTQWNYRSADYSIQNIIQKLTMTWCAKEVGFKIHNKPTLTLNDVRVKDFFPNDKETDIKIGNTMYKVFFVLIEDFVLGYCKANK